One Glycine soja cultivar W05 chromosome 2, ASM419377v2, whole genome shotgun sequence genomic region harbors:
- the LOC114393380 gene encoding DNA-(apurinic or apyrimidinic site) lyase, chloroplastic isoform X2 — protein sequence MGSKRPFSNSSKPLSPFVEDTKNVKLKGLEASPGSKKLVVEENDVNSYSIEIQRLRNDPTIVDTMTVHELRKTLKRFKVPAKGRKDDLLSALKSFMDNNMCEQDSHLQEKQGLLISSENASVEVKAKTVLDEDHIENVNETPEISELNQGKRRLNQSESERKTIKVTTKKKVSLKSDEDSDFKPSRAKKKVSSDFASIVVQSEEISTATIQTEPWTVLAHKKPQKGWIAYNPRTMRPPSLAQDTKFVKLLSWNVNGLRALLKLEGFSALQLAQREDFDVLCLQETKLQEKDIEEIKQRLIDGYANSFWTCSVSKLGYSGTAIISRIKPLSVRYGLGIPDHDSEGRLVTAEFDTFYLICGYVPNSGDGLKRLSYRVTEWDPSLSNYLKELEKSKPVILTGDLNCAHEEIDIYNPAGNKRSAGFTDEERKSFAKNFLSRGFVDTFRRQHPGVIGYTYWGYRHGGRKFNRGWRLDYFLVSESIADKVHDSYILPDVTGSDHCPIGLVVKL from the exons ATGGGGTCTAAAAGACCCTTTTCAAATTCATCAAAACCCTTGTCACCATTTGTTGAGGACACGAAGAATGTGAAGCTTAAAGGGTTGGAAGCAAGCCCTGGTTCCAAGAAGCTTGTTGTTGAG GAGAATGATGTTAATAGCTATTCGATTGAGATTCAGAGGTTAAGAAATGACCCAACAATAGTAGACACAATGACTGTTCATGAACTCCGGAAAACCTTGAA GAGATTTAAAGTCCCTGCCAAAGGTCGTAAAGATGATCTTTTGTCTGCCTTGAAGAGTTTCATGGACAATAACATGTGCG AACAAGATTCTCATTTACAAGAAAAACAAGGGCTTTTAATTTCTTCTGAAAATGCATCTGTAGAAGTGAAGGCTAAAACAGTATTGGATGAAGACCATATTGAAAATGTCAATGAAACTCCAGAGATATCTGAACTTAACCAGGGTAAGAGAAGGTTAAACCAATCAGAATCTGAGAGAAAAACTATCAAAGTGACAACCAAGAAGAAAGTTTCATTGAAATCAGATGAGGATTCAG ATTTTAAGCCTTCCAGGGCAAAGAAAAAAGTATCTTCAGATTTTGCTAGCATTGTTGTACAGTCAGAGGAAATCAGTACAGCTACTATTCAAACTGAACCATGGACAGTTCTTGCCCACAAGAAGCCTCAAAAAGGTTGGATTGCATATAATCCTAGAACTATGAGACCCCCATCGCTTGCTCAGGATACGAAATTTGTCAAGCTTTTGTCATGGAATGTCAATGGATTGAGAGCATTGCTAAAATTAGAAGGATTCTCAGCACTTCAACTTGCCCAAAGGGAAGACTTTGATGTATTGTGTTTGCAAGAGACTAAACTGCAG GAGAAGGATATTGAGGAAATCAAACAGCGTCTAATAGATGGTTATGCTAACAGCTTTTGGACATGTAGTGTTTCTAAGCTTGGTTATTCTGGAACAGCAATTATCTCAAGG ATCAAGCCACTTTCAGTTAGATATGGTCTAGGTATACCAGATCATGATAGTGAGGGTAGACTTGTAACTGCTGAGTTTGAtacattttatttgatatgtggATACGTCCCTAATTCTGGAGATGGCTTGAAAAGATTG TCTTACAGGGTGACTGAATGGGATCCATCTCTCAGCAATTATTTGAAA GAGCTGGAGAAGTCAAAACCTGTAATTTTGACTGGTGATCTAAATTGTGCTCATGAAGAGATAGATATATACAACCCTGCT GGTAACAAGAGAAGTGCTGGGTTTACAGATGAAGAGAGGAAATCATTTGCAAAGAACTTCTTATCTAGGGGATTTGTAGATACCTTTAGAAGGCAGCATCCTGGTGTTATTGGATATACATATTGGGGTTACCGTCATGGTGGACGCAAGTTTAACAGAG gGTGGCGTCTTGACTATTTCCTTGTCTCAGAATCCATTGCTGACAAAGTTCACGATTCATACATTCTTCCTGATGTTACCGGTAGTGATCATTGTCCTATTGGCCTTGTTGTCAAGCTTTAG
- the LOC114393380 gene encoding DNA-(apurinic or apyrimidinic site) lyase, chloroplastic isoform X3: MKHLLQFVSTTSVNLTSFAVFLKHLNAKTLVCPTVKAMGSKRPFSNSSKPLSPFVEDTKNVKLKGLEASPGSKKLVVEENDVNSYSIEIQRLRNDPTIVDTMTVHELRKTLKRFKVPAKGRKDDLLSALKSFMDNNMCEQDSHLQEKQGLLISSENASVEVKAKTVLDEDHIENVNETPEISELNQGKRRLNQSESERKTIKVTTKKKVSLKSDEDSDFKPSRAKKKVSSDFASIVVQSEEISTATIQTEPWTVLAHKKPQKGWIAYNPRTMRPPSLAQDTKFVKLLSWNVNGLRALLKLEGFSALQLAQREDFDVLCLQETKLQEKDIEEIKQRLIDGYANSFWTCSVSKLGYSGTAIISRSYRVTEWDPSLSNYLKELEKSKPVILTGDLNCAHEEIDIYNPAGNKRSAGFTDEERKSFAKNFLSRGFVDTFRRQHPGVIGYTYWGYRHGGRKFNRGWRLDYFLVSESIADKVHDSYILPDVTGSDHCPIGLVVKL, from the exons ATGAAACACCTCCTGCAATTCGTGTCTACCACTTCTGTCAATCTCACCAG CTTTGCAGTGTTTCTGAAGCATTTGAATGCTAAGACATTGGTTTGTCCAACTGTGAAAGCAATGGGGTCTAAAAGACCCTTTTCAAATTCATCAAAACCCTTGTCACCATTTGTTGAGGACACGAAGAATGTGAAGCTTAAAGGGTTGGAAGCAAGCCCTGGTTCCAAGAAGCTTGTTGTTGAG GAGAATGATGTTAATAGCTATTCGATTGAGATTCAGAGGTTAAGAAATGACCCAACAATAGTAGACACAATGACTGTTCATGAACTCCGGAAAACCTTGAA GAGATTTAAAGTCCCTGCCAAAGGTCGTAAAGATGATCTTTTGTCTGCCTTGAAGAGTTTCATGGACAATAACATGTGCG AACAAGATTCTCATTTACAAGAAAAACAAGGGCTTTTAATTTCTTCTGAAAATGCATCTGTAGAAGTGAAGGCTAAAACAGTATTGGATGAAGACCATATTGAAAATGTCAATGAAACTCCAGAGATATCTGAACTTAACCAGGGTAAGAGAAGGTTAAACCAATCAGAATCTGAGAGAAAAACTATCAAAGTGACAACCAAGAAGAAAGTTTCATTGAAATCAGATGAGGATTCAG ATTTTAAGCCTTCCAGGGCAAAGAAAAAAGTATCTTCAGATTTTGCTAGCATTGTTGTACAGTCAGAGGAAATCAGTACAGCTACTATTCAAACTGAACCATGGACAGTTCTTGCCCACAAGAAGCCTCAAAAAGGTTGGATTGCATATAATCCTAGAACTATGAGACCCCCATCGCTTGCTCAGGATACGAAATTTGTCAAGCTTTTGTCATGGAATGTCAATGGATTGAGAGCATTGCTAAAATTAGAAGGATTCTCAGCACTTCAACTTGCCCAAAGGGAAGACTTTGATGTATTGTGTTTGCAAGAGACTAAACTGCAG GAGAAGGATATTGAGGAAATCAAACAGCGTCTAATAGATGGTTATGCTAACAGCTTTTGGACATGTAGTGTTTCTAAGCTTGGTTATTCTGGAACAGCAATTATCTCAAGG TCTTACAGGGTGACTGAATGGGATCCATCTCTCAGCAATTATTTGAAA GAGCTGGAGAAGTCAAAACCTGTAATTTTGACTGGTGATCTAAATTGTGCTCATGAAGAGATAGATATATACAACCCTGCT GGTAACAAGAGAAGTGCTGGGTTTACAGATGAAGAGAGGAAATCATTTGCAAAGAACTTCTTATCTAGGGGATTTGTAGATACCTTTAGAAGGCAGCATCCTGGTGTTATTGGATATACATATTGGGGTTACCGTCATGGTGGACGCAAGTTTAACAGAG gGTGGCGTCTTGACTATTTCCTTGTCTCAGAATCCATTGCTGACAAAGTTCACGATTCATACATTCTTCCTGATGTTACCGGTAGTGATCATTGTCCTATTGGCCTTGTTGTCAAGCTTTAG
- the LOC114393380 gene encoding DNA-(apurinic or apyrimidinic site) lyase, chloroplastic isoform X1, translating to MKHLLQFVSTTSVNLTSFAVFLKHLNAKTLVCPTVKAMGSKRPFSNSSKPLSPFVEDTKNVKLKGLEASPGSKKLVVEENDVNSYSIEIQRLRNDPTIVDTMTVHELRKTLKRFKVPAKGRKDDLLSALKSFMDNNMCEQDSHLQEKQGLLISSENASVEVKAKTVLDEDHIENVNETPEISELNQGKRRLNQSESERKTIKVTTKKKVSLKSDEDSDFKPSRAKKKVSSDFASIVVQSEEISTATIQTEPWTVLAHKKPQKGWIAYNPRTMRPPSLAQDTKFVKLLSWNVNGLRALLKLEGFSALQLAQREDFDVLCLQETKLQEKDIEEIKQRLIDGYANSFWTCSVSKLGYSGTAIISRIKPLSVRYGLGIPDHDSEGRLVTAEFDTFYLICGYVPNSGDGLKRLSYRVTEWDPSLSNYLKELEKSKPVILTGDLNCAHEEIDIYNPAGNKRSAGFTDEERKSFAKNFLSRGFVDTFRRQHPGVIGYTYWGYRHGGRKFNRGWRLDYFLVSESIADKVHDSYILPDVTGSDHCPIGLVVKL from the exons ATGAAACACCTCCTGCAATTCGTGTCTACCACTTCTGTCAATCTCACCAG CTTTGCAGTGTTTCTGAAGCATTTGAATGCTAAGACATTGGTTTGTCCAACTGTGAAAGCAATGGGGTCTAAAAGACCCTTTTCAAATTCATCAAAACCCTTGTCACCATTTGTTGAGGACACGAAGAATGTGAAGCTTAAAGGGTTGGAAGCAAGCCCTGGTTCCAAGAAGCTTGTTGTTGAG GAGAATGATGTTAATAGCTATTCGATTGAGATTCAGAGGTTAAGAAATGACCCAACAATAGTAGACACAATGACTGTTCATGAACTCCGGAAAACCTTGAA GAGATTTAAAGTCCCTGCCAAAGGTCGTAAAGATGATCTTTTGTCTGCCTTGAAGAGTTTCATGGACAATAACATGTGCG AACAAGATTCTCATTTACAAGAAAAACAAGGGCTTTTAATTTCTTCTGAAAATGCATCTGTAGAAGTGAAGGCTAAAACAGTATTGGATGAAGACCATATTGAAAATGTCAATGAAACTCCAGAGATATCTGAACTTAACCAGGGTAAGAGAAGGTTAAACCAATCAGAATCTGAGAGAAAAACTATCAAAGTGACAACCAAGAAGAAAGTTTCATTGAAATCAGATGAGGATTCAG ATTTTAAGCCTTCCAGGGCAAAGAAAAAAGTATCTTCAGATTTTGCTAGCATTGTTGTACAGTCAGAGGAAATCAGTACAGCTACTATTCAAACTGAACCATGGACAGTTCTTGCCCACAAGAAGCCTCAAAAAGGTTGGATTGCATATAATCCTAGAACTATGAGACCCCCATCGCTTGCTCAGGATACGAAATTTGTCAAGCTTTTGTCATGGAATGTCAATGGATTGAGAGCATTGCTAAAATTAGAAGGATTCTCAGCACTTCAACTTGCCCAAAGGGAAGACTTTGATGTATTGTGTTTGCAAGAGACTAAACTGCAG GAGAAGGATATTGAGGAAATCAAACAGCGTCTAATAGATGGTTATGCTAACAGCTTTTGGACATGTAGTGTTTCTAAGCTTGGTTATTCTGGAACAGCAATTATCTCAAGG ATCAAGCCACTTTCAGTTAGATATGGTCTAGGTATACCAGATCATGATAGTGAGGGTAGACTTGTAACTGCTGAGTTTGAtacattttatttgatatgtggATACGTCCCTAATTCTGGAGATGGCTTGAAAAGATTG TCTTACAGGGTGACTGAATGGGATCCATCTCTCAGCAATTATTTGAAA GAGCTGGAGAAGTCAAAACCTGTAATTTTGACTGGTGATCTAAATTGTGCTCATGAAGAGATAGATATATACAACCCTGCT GGTAACAAGAGAAGTGCTGGGTTTACAGATGAAGAGAGGAAATCATTTGCAAAGAACTTCTTATCTAGGGGATTTGTAGATACCTTTAGAAGGCAGCATCCTGGTGTTATTGGATATACATATTGGGGTTACCGTCATGGTGGACGCAAGTTTAACAGAG gGTGGCGTCTTGACTATTTCCTTGTCTCAGAATCCATTGCTGACAAAGTTCACGATTCATACATTCTTCCTGATGTTACCGGTAGTGATCATTGTCCTATTGGCCTTGTTGTCAAGCTTTAG
- the LOC114375810 gene encoding uncharacterized protein LOC114375810, producing MATQSNSPPPPPPSTGVASHSSSPPLKRTRKASRLRLLATRPVGAERPLVHVDPVTGKADGPHSKKFRTYLGIVARDKVDVTYENWKHVPITQKDLIWEDIQAEFDIPEASDLRTKKKILQTVGERWRQFKSDLTSKWALAADKDSVDDTVCKMYGISKEKWTQFCQSHRDPSWENVRKKAQAVQKQNTAPHVMSRRGYEYLEKKLMDEKRKKKLEEATQSGSTDTVIDPPSPIKRHVKWKLARTKKTGDMTSEAAKEIADKIDALEEQASQGSFVTHGRHDILTAAIGRPEHPGCVRAIGAGITIKQYFGSASRTSSIAPEYLQQLTQQIKDQLEDSITEKVTRRLMLSLSQMQSQGLALPPEPDVGPSAARVSTKESCVDPSGNDVDTGDSYKCGLYIEEYPSRLVALGRVYEGSTTIHNIPLLHDQVKVGVEEIRDVDAPIPVPTKEVKVMGQALNTFLAWEL from the exons ATGGCTACACAGTCAAACTCTCCtccgcctcctcctccttctactGGTGTAGCATCGCATTCGTCGTCACCACCATTGAAGCGGACTAGAAAGGCCTCACGCTTAAGATTATTGGCGACTAGACCAGTTGGGGCAGAGAGACCCCTTGTCCATGTGGATCCTGTTACTGGCAAAGCAGACGGTCCCCACAGCAAGAAATTTAGAACATATTTAGGGATCGTtgctcgtgataaggtggatgtcACATACGAAAATTGGAAGCATGTCCCTATtactcagaaggatttgatatgggaggatattcag gctgaatttgatatccctgaagcatctgatttaaggacaaaaaagaaaatacttcagactgtgggggagcggtggagacagtttaagtctgatttgacgtcgaaatgggcacttgcagctGACAAGGATAGTGTTGATGACACTGTATGCAAAATGTAcggcattagcaaggagaaatggacCCAATTTTGCCAGAGCCATAGAGACCCTTCATGGGAG AATGTGCGAAAAAAAGCACAGGCCGTCCAAAAACAAAACACTGCCCCTCACGTGATGTCTCGtaggggttatgaatatttagaaaaaaagttgatggatgagaagagaaagaaaaaactagagGAAGCAACTCAATCCGGAAGCACTGACACCGtcattgatcctccatctcccatcaaacgacacgtgaagtggaagctagcccgcaccaagaaaactggtGACATGACATCTGAagcagcaaaggaaattgctgacaagatt GATGCGCTTGAGGAGCAGGCCTCACAGGGTTCCTTTGTTACCCATGGACGTCATGATATactgactgctgccattgggcgaccagaacaccctggtTGTGTGCGTGCTATAGGAGCCGGTATAACcatcaaacaatactttggatcagCTTCAAGGACCTCCTCCATTGCTCCCGAATACCTGCAACAGTTGACGCAACAAATCAAGGACCAACTAGAGGATTCAATCACAGAAAAAGTCACTCGACGACTAATGTTATCCCTCAGCCaaatgcaatcacagggactcgCACTGCCTCCTGAACCTGATGTTGGTCCTTCAGctgctcgtgtcagcacaaaggagagttgtgttgatccctcagggaacgaTGTAGACACCGGTGACTCATACAAATGTGGGTTGTATATTGAAGAATATCCTTCTCGCCTGGTTGCCCtgggaagagtttatgagggatctacAACAATTCACAACATTCCTTTGCTGCATGATCAAgttaaggttggtgttgaggagatTAGAGATGTAGATGCTcccattcctgtacccactaaAGAGGTTAAGGTCATGGGACAGGCTCTTAACacattccttgcttg ggagCTGTGA